The genomic segment cccaaccgaccgacattaataagaagtatttgtacaaaatttcaaacggctagctttactccttcgaaagttaggtgcttcgacagacagacggacggacatggctagatcgacttaaaatgtcacgacgatcaagaatatatattttttatggggtctcagacgcatatttcgagatgttacaaacagaatgacgaaactagtatacccccatcctatggtggagggtataaaaacgtgctcATCGCCATGTCCTACACATGGCATTGCGGCTGCATAcgattttttgccttttttttgattttttgttttgtttgatttttttgatttttttttttttgattttttttatttttgattttttttttagttcacTGTAGACTCTTTGAGTTAAATTCCCTGGCATAGTGATGCGATTAATTATGCTTGGCACATAATCGAACCCTAAGTTTATATCACTTTCATTGTAATTTCAATTTCGTTGCAatgcccattttttttttttttttttttggttttctattCAATGTACGATTTGAGGTATTGTTTCATGTCGGGCTTCCAAACATTATGTCCCATCAGCTGTTCTGCCCTAGAAATTTGGCCAAAAGTTTTGTTTACTTTTGCAGTATAAATGCGAAGGTGTTAACAGGGAGACCTCAGTTCAATACTCGGCGTCAAACAAGCAAAGAGTTCGTTCAAAGTTTATTTGtgactttttttttacattggGATTAAAAACCTTAAGCGTGAAATCGTAATAATGAAGGTACGAAAAATAACTACCAGAACAACCAATTGCCAATCGGTCGTATAAACAAAGTGCAAATGTTAATGGTTTTTATGTGATGAAGCAAAACACACAAAACTAAATTGTGTAAATTGGACAAAACAAGACTTTTTCTGTCAAACTGTACAAAATTATAACCCAACTCGAAGATgaacgtagcgcagagtttagcatgtccacctatgatgctgaacgcctgggattgaatcctggcgagaccatcaaaaaaaattttcagcgttggttttcccctcctaatgctggcaacatttgtaaggtactatgccatgtaaaacttctctccaaagaggtgtcgcactgcggcacgccgttcggactcggctataaaaaggaggtcccttatcattgagcttaaacttgaatcggactgcactcattgatatgtgagaagtttgcccctgttccttagtggaatgctcatgggcaaaatttgcattttgctgccaactaccatgttctttgctgCGGCGAAGTTTATTAGCCACAATCCTTTATCGGATATTTCTTCGTGTAgcctaaattttccaactgtttggccaaaaatattttccttccttATTTTAGCATTCAAATCTCCcagaactcggctataaaaaggaggtcccttatcattgagcttaaacttgaatcggactgcactcattgatatgtgagaagtttgcccctgttccttagtggaatgctcatgggcaaaatttgcattttgctgccaactaccatgttctttgctgCGGCGAAGTTTATTAGCCACAATCCTTTATCGGATATTTCTTCGTGTAgcctaaattttccaactgtttggccaaaaatattttccttccttATTTTAGCATtcaaatctcccagaacgattttaatgtcatgtgtgggacagcggtcataatctctttctaggcgttcgcagaaaatatcctttgtttgttcgttcttgtctgtcccaaatttcgccaatatcggataataaatgagccttttataaccccgaaaccttaaatcgagagatcggtctatatggcagctttatccaaatctgaaccgatttgagccaaattgaagaagaatgtcgaagggcctaacacaactcactgtcccaaatttcggcggcatcggacaaagccttaaatcgcgacatcggtctatatggcagctatatccaaatctgaaccgctctaGATCAAGTTTAAGAAGGACGACCTTACcatcctagttgttattgcccttatggcaattttactgtccgtaaagatgttcacactggacGTCCTctcattagcaccacaccacctcacgcattccgtgatcgcccgaattttcgcttgcaggaccatattatggtcaggcagtgtaAAAGTgacctcagtccctgggttcccaatgtagacccccaggcccactctgtcctctagctttgaaccatacgtgaaacatgatcatccagatggcaatactagggttccgccaatcgAAGACTATGacgctgacagcagtgcctcgcactcgacctcaaggttcatctcaggtatccgattggaaacctcttcccttccttccaggtttcctatcgtcgcctcgcgatggtatgagctacccccctcctcaatccattcttcgatcgccttaagtctcatagccgcagtgagaCTTAAGGTAGTTACTAGCATGTGTTTCTCACATAACTACAATGGGGTACCAGGAATTTAAAGTTTGCTCCCTTATTTCTGAGCTAGCCACCGATTCAGAACTACTCCACAATTCGATTAAGTCATTGTTGTAAGTCTATCGATCGACTCTAAGAATCAGGATATAAGTCACAAACatgaaatagttttttttttttttctcaagtaaccaacacgcaggggatgtcccctatatatgcagtgcattgcgttggcaattaggaaagttaagggttggaggggagaaagagggagtagtgtttattgatattcgtcttaaattccTGAACCGCAATATCGGTGGGacagacattagccggaagtcgattccacatacgaatggttggaggggaaaattaattttctcggtaatgcgtGGTTCTGTCGACTAGCCAGTCGATTACAAAAGGATGTGAGtttctggcaagtcttgtattcctaatgaacatcctaacgtcagggttaagaagacgaatatccctgaatacaacgctacccacattccgacgatgttcaagagaagcaatagagttggatactctactctccccaatcaacaccatcgctcacCGTTGAACCCGggcaagtagctccaaggatgattttagagctcctgcccatatatgagagttgtaTTCCATTCTCGGCCGAATAGGTGAAATACTTCCTGTACCGCCTgtagaaagcccaaacacttgaatgcttctatcgacacttcgaatacgtttTTTGACCAAAGCACATcgcattgtatcttcatgcccagaacatcgaGAGCATCTGACCGTCGATAGATAAcgacgattgtagtgggtcagtgaatcgcttgtgagacaagaaacagcactgcgtcttttGTGCATTAAattctactctgttcattctaccccactcagTAAGGGCCAACAAATCTTGGGAGAGCGCTCATCCATAATGTTCCGTTCCGACAagaatgccattaggtctcccgtagagcgatttctgcggaacccatactgtttgTCGCTAGGAAGGCCATTGAACTTgaaatatctgacaagatgatggttaaccatactctccataaccttggagagcgcggagcatatcacAATTGGCTTGTAATTCGCGGGGTTGTTCGCAACacctttttttggggatgggctgaacgttcgcaaccttccaacgcgccggaaaaactcccgcacggtaaaCAAGGTTGcatagtggacgagcaagcgtcgtaGAACACtaacaaaggacaagtgttgatataccgtccgggcccgAAGATTTATTAATGTCGAGAACCGCAAGGACCCTTTAAACCCAGTTTCAGGATTTTCTTGAAACTGATTTTCGAACTATTCGAaagatcaaattaaaaaaaaaaaaaaaacagtaaggaagggcaaatgacgggcgttgccgactgtataataccctacacctacccaataagtacaatgtgggagttatatccagttctgaactaattttgaaggactattttcaaactgtaataactaggtTGACAAAACTAGTaactaggccgaaaaacaagcccataccaaatttgaagacagacgggcagacgggcagaccgacagacggacgtatctaaatcgaatcagaatgtgattatgagtcgatcggtatacttatcaatgggtccatctcccttccatttgggtgttacaaactaattcactaagttatattgggttgcccaaaaactaattgcggatttttcatatagtcggcgttgacaaattttttcacagcttgtgactctgtaaaaaaaaagtgtaaaaaaagtatatttgattaaagttcattctaaattttattaaaaatgcatttactttcttttaaaaaagccgcaattactttttgggcaaaccaatatatatttttgatcatcggttcagatttggatatagcccccatataaaccgatctcccgatttgatttcttgagtccttacaagccgtactttttgtccaatttgttatgttatgacttccaacagctgtgccagctgtatggcccaaatcaatccataacctgatatagctgtcatataacccgatatttcgattatatttgttcggttcctagaagctttaatttttgcctggtttgacagaagtttggtatgtagcataaaattatgcccttgtgCATGTCCATGTACGCCTGGGAATGTACTCCAAGTTTTTatgtaagtttcgtattctactctcaagcacctttcgctTAAATCCTACATCGTGCGGATCGCCCTACATGTCcgtttagggtggggcggcctccctAGGACTTGATCCCAAATGTTAATATAAGTTTGTATTCcaattacatttcatttaataCTCATAccgccccaatcggtaaacgtGCAATTTTTGGCGATTTATTTTTCTTGGTGTGGGGCGGGGgcccccatagagaccgatctgccgatttaaggtcttaggcctattaaagccacatttattatccgatttcgctgaaatttgggacaggtagCTGTGTAAGGCCTCTCCACATGCTCGTTTAATGCGCCATAGAATGGcacatatttgggtatagctgccatatagaccgatttctcgatttaaggtcttaggcgcataaaagtcacatttattgtccgattttgctgaaatttggtacagtgagttgcgttaggaccttcgacagccttccttaattggtaaagatttggatatagctgccatatagactgatctctcgattaaaggtcttatgcccataaaaggcgcatttattatccgattgttccaaaatttgggaccaaataggaccttcgacatccttcaacatccttcgatctctctatttagggtcttagccccataaaagccacattttttgtccgattttgctgaaatttggtacagtgagttgcgttaggaccttcgacatcctgaattaacttggctcagatcggtatagatttggatctagctgtcatatagaccgatctctcgatttaaggttttggggccataaaaggcgcatttattgtccgaattcgctgaaatttggggcagcgagttatgttaagcccctcgatatacttcgtcaatatggcatatatcggtccagatttgcatatagctgccatatagaccggtcactcgatttaaggttttgggtccataaaaggcgcatttattatccgatttcgccgaaatttgggacagtgatttgtgttagtccgtttaattttcttcttcaatttggctaagatcggtccagatttggatatagctgtcatatagaccgatctctcgatttaaggttttgggccaataaaaggcgcattttttgaccgatgtcgccgaaatttgggacagtgagttatgttaagcccctcgatttTCTTCgtaaatatggcacagatcggtccagatttggatatagctgccatatagaccgatctctcgatttaaggtcttgcgcccataaaaggcgcatgtattgtccgattttaccaaaatttgggacagtaagttgtgttagtccgtttaattttcttcttcaatttggctaagatcggtccagatttgggtatagctgtcatatagaccgatctctcgatttaaggttttgggtccataaaaggcgcatttattgtccgatttcgccgaaatttgggacagtgagttagctgtcatatagaccgatctctcgatttaaggttttaggccaataaaaggcgcatttattgaccgatgtcgccgaaatttgggatagtgagttatgttaagcctctcgacatacttctgcaatatagcacagaccggtccagatttggatgtagctgccatatagaccgatctttcgatttaaggttttggacccataaaagccacatttattgtccgatgtcgccaaaatttgggacagtgagttatgttaagcccctcgatatacttctgcaatatggaacagatcgctccagatttgggtatagctgccatatagaccgatctttcgatttaaggttttagcccataaaaggcgcatttataatccgatttcaatgaaatttgacacaatgacttaggtTCGGCTTTTCAAGATCcgtgccagatcggtttatttttagatatagctactaaaaagatcaatattttgttattattattgggttgcccaaaagaaagtaaattcatttttaataaaacttagaatgaactttaatcaaatatactttttttaacactatttttctaaagcaagctaaaagtaacagctgataactgacagaagaaagaatgcaattacagagtcacaagctgtgaaaaaatttgtcaacgccgactatatgaaaaatccgcaattactttttgggcaactctatttattagtatttggtcgaaatgggaaaatttttcgatatagctgctatggggcataaaatatgcatttttcaccggattttgacgaaaggtggtttacatatatacccgaggtggtgggtatccaaagttcggtccggccaaactaaacgcctttttactgccTTGTTTTCAATGGcatactcgtaatctactctcgaatacttttcatatgggtcccatattgacatgatcttTCTATATTCTTATTTGGGCAGTTTTGGGCTTGGGCGGGCACCTAGTtacttgaatttaatttttagttgCGCATTTTTACTCTTTTCCCCATTGATTTTGGGCCAATTTTTAAAACCTCATTCCTACTCTACTCCTGTAGGGCGCCCACTTAGTTACCTGTtcccaatttttaaaacaacattcatactctactcccgaataccttttattttagtcccaaattgtcccgatcggtgtacttttgattttaggcggTACTTTTGAAGCAGTTTTGGGCTCGTGGCAGGAACATAGGTACTTTGATCGAAATTTTTagtatcatattcgtactctacttgcgaataactttcatttaagtctcatacTGAACCGATCGCTGCACTTTTGAGTGTCCACTTGCTTACGatcaaaaagttatatagcTTTCAGTCCAACCCACACAAACTGAGAaaacttcaagaaaatcggttcagctattTTTGAGTCTAGAATGAACGAACAAACTTAcataaaatgctaattttgcccaagaacattccactatggaacaggggcttacttctcacatatcaataagtgtagTCCGAatcaagtctaagctcaatgataaggggccttctttttataaccgagttcgaacggcatgccgcagtgcgatacctcttttggagtaaagttttacatggcatagtaccttaccaATATTGTcaacattaggagaggaaaactaccgccgaaaaatgttttttctgatggtctcgccaggattcgaaatcgggcgttcagcgtcataggcggacatgcttacctctactCTATGGTGTTCTCCCAGTAAGGCAGACCTCATACACCTGGCATCTATTGTCCTTATTGGTCTTTATGTTGGTGCGTATGGGTTGGGTCCCCCTCTGGACAATTAGTCCAAACTTGTACGAAACTGAATTCAGCAGAtttccatattgccccgataTCGATGGACGTTGTAAGTGAAAAGGGAGACTCGTCCCCTATCATATTTGGAAGCATATTTCACCTACatcaatagaaaatatttatgcataTCTTGTATACCTCTCTTAGTTCGGTGTATAGAGTTCGTATTAAATAAGGCTCTGTATTTACTAATGCGCTCATTAAGACTGAGATGCGGTGCTTTAGCTACggttgaattttttcaaaaatatacaGCTTTAAAATTCTATTCTTACTTTAACATATTCATTggttttactaaattttccttTCAAATTCTTACAGGTATTTTGCATCTTGGCCCTAGCCTTGGCTTCAGCCCAAGCAGGTCTGCTGCCTCATCATGGTGATGGTCATATCATCGATCATGGCATAGTCCACCATGGAGCCGATCTACATCATGGAGATATTCATCACAGTGATGGTGTACACATTGGCCATTCATCACATCTGCTGGTCGATGGTCATCATGGTGTTGATCACCATCCTGTTTTCCATCATACCGAACATCATGCCGCCGTTGATGTGATACATCATGATGATGCCCATCATCATGGCCATCATGATATTCATCATGATGGCGGTCATCATGGTGTCCACGCTAGCGATGTTCATAATGCTCCTGCCGCTCAAATCATTCATCATGCCCCCATCCATCAAGTGGAGCCAGTACATCATGTCACCAAGGTGGTGCATCATGAACCCCATCATTTCTTGCATTACACCCAACCCTCTGTGGATCATCATGTCTTGCACAATAATCAGCATATTGATGAGCACCATCACGCTGCCGATTTGCATCATTCCGAATTGCATCATGGTGATGCTGCCCATCATGGCGATGTACATCATGCTGGCGTTCTACACCACAGTGGTTTTGTACATCACGCTGATGCCCATCATCATGGTGCTATTTTGCATCATGGCGATATCCACCATCATGGTGTGGTCCATCATG from the Stomoxys calcitrans chromosome 1, idStoCalc2.1, whole genome shotgun sequence genome contains:
- the LOC106093744 gene encoding histidine-rich glycoprotein — its product is MKVFCILALALASAQAGLLPHHGDGHIIDHGIVHHGADLHHGDIHHSDGVHIGHSSHLLVDGHHGVDHHPVFHHTEHHAAVDVIHHDDAHHHGHHDIHHDGGHHGVHASDVHNAPAAQIIHHAPIHQVEPVHHVTKVVHHEPHHFLHYTQPSVDHHVLHNNQHIDEHHHAADLHHSELHHGDAAHHGDVHHAGVLHHSGFVHHADAHHHGAILHHGDIHHHGVVHHGGVHHHAALVHHAPIVHHHKAAIVHKVYPHHHGHADILAVAKHHLHGKFGKVKITEKHY